In Pleurocapsa sp. PCC 7319, the following are encoded in one genomic region:
- the tnpA gene encoding IS200/IS605 family transposase yields the protein MLIRKGSHSIFSVKLHFVFVTHYRKKVLTKAMITRLEQMINQVANKMSCLVISFDGESDHIHILLDFHPKNSISAVVGSLKSSTARMLKKEFPDEVRKHYWGKASFWSNSYYVASTGGAPIEVLKEYIANQKTPEK from the coding sequence ATGCTTATCAGAAAAGGTTCTCATAGTATTTTTAGTGTGAAACTACACTTTGTTTTTGTAACTCACTACCGCAAAAAAGTTTTAACCAAAGCAATGATTACACGATTGGAGCAAATGATTAATCAAGTTGCTAATAAAATGTCTTGTTTGGTTATTTCTTTTGATGGGGAAAGCGACCATATCCATATTTTGCTGGACTTCCATCCAAAAAACTCAATTTCTGCTGTAGTAGGGTCTTTAAAAAGCAGTACAGCCAGAATGTTGAAAAAAGAATTTCCCGACGAAGTAAGAAAACATTATTGGGGAAAAGCTTCTTTTTGGTCGAATTCTTATTACGTGGCATCAACAGGGGGTGCGCCAATAGAGGTTTTAAAGGAATACATTGCAAATCAGAAAACTCCAGAGAAGTAA
- a CDS encoding NAD(P)/FAD-dependent oxidoreductase → MATKVTIIGAGPCGILLAHYLLRRGNYQIDIYDRRSDPRLVSFSTYRTYPLALCERGLSALRNIPGLEEAIKAEAIAVTGRVAHLNNGKSRYLPRSKPVYTIDRTTLAIALLNKLTEQYDDSQVKINFDCQCTRLDLQTKTAYFENKSQTASNLKFTVGYNLLVGADGVRSIVRNSLLNTKLFELEQKYLTNGYKTLYLQPDADKGYNFQAGQLYAWSLKDGTRFLAVPQLNKTVSCILQFPKPENFLTSFSSVQEVLAFFQENFPDIRQNLSEEEAKAFLEKPISRIMTIRCNPYHYDDSVLILGDAAHAVSPSLGQGCNSAMEDVVILERLLDKYEDNWTEVLAQFSLCRIPDAHALSELSDYAFPLSKSLVIEWLLRRNISRVMHKLFPEYFPLYFSERAADTMDSYLEILNSAQGWISKVKRENKKFYERL, encoded by the coding sequence ATGGCTACTAAAGTAACAATTATCGGTGCTGGTCCTTGTGGAATTCTTCTCGCACATTACCTGTTACGCCGTGGCAATTATCAAATTGATATTTACGATCGCCGCAGCGATCCTAGACTCGTTTCTTTTTCTACCTATAGAACCTATCCTCTAGCTTTGTGCGAAAGAGGTTTGTCTGCTTTAAGAAATATTCCAGGACTAGAAGAAGCAATTAAAGCAGAGGCCATCGCAGTTACAGGACGTGTTGCTCACTTAAATAATGGCAAAAGCCGTTACCTGCCAAGAAGCAAACCTGTATACACCATTGATCGAACTACCTTAGCGATCGCCTTGTTGAATAAGTTGACAGAACAATACGATGATAGCCAGGTCAAGATTAATTTTGACTGTCAATGTACTCGCCTCGATCTTCAAACTAAGACGGCATACTTTGAAAACAAGAGCCAAACAGCATCTAATTTAAAATTTACTGTTGGTTACAATCTGTTAGTTGGTGCCGACGGAGTGCGATCGATAGTCAGAAATTCTCTACTTAATACTAAGCTATTTGAATTAGAGCAAAAATATTTAACTAATGGCTATAAAACCCTTTATCTTCAACCTGATGCTGATAAAGGATACAATTTTCAAGCAGGTCAGCTTTATGCCTGGTCGTTAAAAGATGGCACAAGGTTCTTAGCAGTACCACAACTCAATAAAACCGTTAGTTGTATCCTACAGTTTCCCAAACCTGAAAATTTTCTTACTTCTTTCTCCAGCGTGCAAGAAGTGCTGGCTTTTTTCCAAGAAAACTTTCCCGATATTAGGCAAAATCTATCCGAAGAAGAAGCAAAAGCTTTTTTAGAGAAACCAATTTCTCGGATAATGACAATTCGCTGTAACCCTTACCATTATGATGATAGCGTTTTAATCTTGGGAGATGCTGCTCATGCTGTCTCTCCAAGTCTCGGTCAAGGTTGTAATTCTGCTATGGAAGATGTAGTAATTTTAGAGCGACTTTTGGATAAATATGAAGATAATTGGACAGAAGTTCTGGCTCAGTTTAGTTTATGTCGAATACCAGATGCTCATGCTTTAAGCGAACTTTCTGATTATGCTTTTCCTTTGTCCAAAAGTCTAGTCATAGAATGGCTGTTGCGGCGAAACATTAGTAGAGTAATGCACAAACTATTTCCAGAGTATTTTCCTCTTTACTTTTCCGAACGTGCTGCGGATACAATGGATTCCTATTTAGAAATACTTAATTCAGCACAAGGTTGGATTTCTAAAGTTAAAAGAGAAAACAAAAAGTTTTACGAAAGATTGTAG
- a CDS encoding NAD-dependent epimerase/dehydratase family protein — MKILVIGGTNFIGPYVIRQLIEMGHEVTVFNRGETGTNLPTEVKRIKGDRHKLSDFKSEFEKFAPQVVLDMIPYTTKDAQDVVDTFKDIAQRVVAISSGDVYRARDIIWQKETGIIDSTPLTEDSPLRSQLYPYRGLSDDPFAHDYDKIPVEQVLMSTSNLPATILRLPMVYGAGDYQHRLYPYLKRMDDKRPAIVLEEKIAHWQGCYGYVENVAYAIALAVNEEKAQGRIYNVAELPGSTVADLVKAIAEIVGWQGEVVIVPKTQMPNSWKSKSNFDQHWITDSTRIRTELGYTEIVSRDEALKRTITWEREHPPEVALEKGHSKLLDYKDENVILASLKS; from the coding sequence ATGAAAATTTTAGTCATTGGCGGTACTAATTTTATTGGTCCTTACGTTATTCGCCAATTAATAGAAATGGGACATGAAGTAACAGTATTTAATCGCGGAGAAACAGGAACAAATTTACCAACAGAAGTTAAACGGATAAAAGGCGATCGCCACAAATTATCAGACTTCAAATCGGAATTTGAAAAGTTTGCACCTCAGGTAGTGTTAGACATGATTCCCTACACTACTAAAGATGCTCAGGATGTAGTAGATACTTTCAAAGATATTGCTCAACGAGTTGTAGCTATTAGCTCTGGGGATGTTTATCGTGCCCGTGATATTATCTGGCAAAAAGAGACAGGTATTATCGACTCTACACCTTTAACTGAAGACTCTCCTTTGCGCTCTCAACTTTATCCTTATCGTGGTCTTTCTGACGATCCTTTTGCTCATGATTATGACAAAATTCCCGTCGAGCAAGTGTTGATGAGTACTAGTAATCTACCAGCAACAATTCTCAGACTACCGATGGTTTATGGTGCTGGAGATTATCAACATCGCCTATATCCCTATCTCAAACGCATGGATGATAAGCGTCCGGCCATTGTGTTAGAGGAAAAAATAGCTCATTGGCAAGGTTGTTACGGCTATGTAGAAAACGTAGCATATGCGATCGCCTTAGCTGTCAATGAGGAAAAAGCCCAAGGGCGTATATATAATGTGGCAGAGTTACCAGGTTCAACTGTGGCAGATTTAGTTAAAGCGATCGCCGAAATTGTTGGCTGGCAGGGTGAAGTAGTTATCGTTCCTAAAACCCAGATGCCAAACAGTTGGAAATCTAAGTCAAATTTTGACCAACATTGGATTACAGATTCAACTCGCATTCGTACTGAATTAGGCTATACAGAAATTGTTAGTAGGGACGAAGCACTGAAGCGTACTATTACTTGGGAACGAGAGCATCCCCCCGAAGTGGCTTTAGAAAAAGGACATTCCAAACTATTAGATTACAAAGACGAAAATGTAATTTTGGCTAGCTTAAAGTCATGA
- a CDS encoding glycosyltransferase family 1 protein: MSNSLLINLSVLFDKPTGIATYAKNVIQSLISLNPTLLSAWKHEAFECYSIPDNMTPAQGSKGHLKRLLWTQFQLPQIYKHLETDLIYAPIPEAPLYSNCRYIVMCHDLIPLRFPSWTSPLTNYFRYVVPLVLKQAEHIICNSEATAKDIVDFYGITAKKITPILLGYDADNFYPRKISTPASKKPYFLYLGRQDPYKNVAGLIGAFAAIPNQDYHLAIAGSTDSRFTPKLQHLARELGVAKRIQWLNYLDYQKLPLIISEAIALVFPTLWEGFGLPVLEAMACGTPVIASNLASLPEITGDAAILIDPYNTDAITRAMIDIAKNQAMRSQLSQLSIQQAQKFSWAKTGAATKQVLKQYL, from the coding sequence TTGTCTAATTCATTATTAATTAACTTATCTGTTTTATTTGATAAGCCTACAGGTATTGCTACTTATGCAAAAAACGTTATTCAGAGCTTAATTAGTCTTAATCCAACTTTATTATCGGCTTGGAAACATGAGGCATTTGAGTGCTATTCTATTCCCGACAATATGACCCCTGCTCAGGGAAGTAAAGGACACCTGAAGCGTTTGCTGTGGACACAATTCCAGCTTCCTCAAATATATAAGCATTTAGAAACAGATTTGATTTATGCCCCAATACCAGAAGCACCACTATATAGCAACTGCCGCTATATAGTAATGTGTCACGATTTAATTCCCTTACGTTTTCCCAGTTGGACTTCTCCTCTGACAAACTATTTTCGTTATGTTGTCCCGTTAGTCTTAAAACAAGCAGAACACATTATCTGTAATTCGGAAGCAACAGCCAAAGATATTGTCGATTTTTATGGTATTACTGCCAAAAAGATCACACCGATTTTGTTAGGGTATGATGCTGATAATTTTTATCCCAGAAAAATATCTACCCCTGCTTCTAAAAAGCCTTATTTTTTATATCTTGGTCGTCAAGATCCTTACAAAAATGTGGCAGGATTAATTGGTGCCTTCGCCGCCATACCAAATCAAGATTATCATTTGGCGATCGCCGGCTCTACTGACTCACGTTTTACCCCTAAGTTACAACATCTGGCGCGGGAATTAGGAGTTGCCAAACGGATTCAGTGGTTGAATTATCTTGATTATCAAAAATTACCCTTAATTATCAGCGAGGCGATTGCTCTAGTATTTCCGACTCTTTGGGAAGGTTTTGGACTACCTGTCTTAGAAGCTATGGCTTGCGGTACTCCTGTAATCGCTTCTAATCTAGCTTCTTTACCTGAGATAACGGGCGATGCAGCAATTTTGATCGATCCTTATAATACAGATGCAATTACTAGGGCTATGATAGACATAGCCAAAAATCAAGCAATGCGATCGCAATTAAGTCAATTAAGTATTCAACAGGCACAAAAGTTTAGTTGGGCAAAAACAGGTGCAGCCACTAAACAAGTTTTGAAACAATATCTTTAG
- a CDS encoding sodium-dependent transporter, translating into MTEQENRKASNHWRSSIGFIAAAAGSAVGLGNIWKFPYITGQNGGGTFVLFYLLCIVILGLPIMVAEVMIGRTTQSSPVRAFQRLSAPNSGWQVVGMLGVFAGILILSFYSIVAGWGLHYLFLSIVGGFPQGNNPQAYTDLFDSLVQSVRLNIWWHSLFMGITIVVVLRGIRGGIEKFANWGMLALLILLGGLAVYGATLPGFLPAVKFLFAFSDNFTWKSALEALGHAFFSLSLGIGVMLTYGSYLQRHDDVVGTSIAIAIADTIVAIGACLVLFPIAFSVGLEPSAGPGLIFINIPLALLQLPWGRIGLLVFFVLLLLAALTSAVSLLEMAVSFLIDSLGWSRTLAASTMGGFIYLLGIPSALSGGSGFFGAGLKQLIGMSWFDAADYLSSNWLLPLGGIGISLFIGWRLNPQLRTLEFQDGSRLGSKSGLYSGWLLVVRWLSPIVIVLVMLYNLGFF; encoded by the coding sequence ATGACTGAGCAAGAAAACCGCAAGGCGAGTAATCATTGGCGATCTTCAATCGGCTTTATTGCTGCTGCTGCTGGTTCGGCAGTGGGGCTAGGGAATATTTGGAAATTTCCCTATATTACTGGTCAAAATGGTGGTGGTACTTTTGTTCTATTTTATCTACTGTGTATTGTCATTTTAGGGTTGCCGATTATGGTGGCAGAAGTCATGATCGGTCGCACAACTCAGAGTTCACCAGTGCGAGCTTTTCAGCGATTAAGCGCACCCAACTCTGGATGGCAGGTCGTTGGTATGCTAGGGGTGTTCGCTGGAATTTTAATTTTATCTTTCTACAGTATTGTTGCAGGTTGGGGACTACACTATTTATTTCTCTCTATTGTGGGAGGATTTCCTCAAGGTAATAATCCTCAAGCCTATACCGATTTATTTGACTCTTTGGTGCAATCAGTGAGGTTAAATATCTGGTGGCATAGTCTCTTTATGGGCATAACCATTGTGGTAGTTTTGCGCGGAATTAGAGGTGGTATTGAGAAGTTTGCTAATTGGGGAATGTTAGCCCTATTGATATTACTTGGAGGACTAGCTGTTTACGGTGCTACCCTGCCTGGATTTTTGCCTGCTGTAAAATTTCTCTTTGCTTTTAGCGACAATTTTACTTGGAAATCAGCCTTAGAAGCTTTAGGACACGCTTTCTTCTCATTGTCCCTTGGTATTGGAGTAATGTTAACCTATGGTAGCTATTTGCAGCGTCACGATGATGTTGTTGGTACTTCAATTGCCATTGCGATCGCTGATACTATCGTAGCTATTGGAGCTTGTCTAGTTCTATTCCCCATTGCTTTTAGCGTCGGACTTGAACCTTCTGCGGGACCAGGGTTGATTTTTATTAATATTCCCCTTGCTCTGCTTCAGCTCCCTTGGGGACGAATCGGATTATTGGTATTTTTTGTGTTGCTATTGCTCGCTGCTCTTACCTCTGCGGTATCACTTTTGGAAATGGCAGTATCTTTTTTAATCGATTCATTAGGTTGGTCCAGAACCTTAGCAGCTTCGACAATGGGCGGCTTTATATACTTGCTAGGTATTCCCTCTGCTCTTAGTGGTGGGTCGGGATTTTTTGGTGCAGGTTTAAAGCAGTTGATTGGTATGAGCTGGTTTGATGCGGCAGATTATCTTTCGAGCAACTGGTTACTACCCTTAGGAGGGATTGGTATTAGTCTTTTTATAGGGTGGAGACTGAATCCTCAGCTCAGGACTTTGGAGTTTCAAGATGGTTCCAGATTGGGTTCTAAGTCGGGACTTTATTCAGGGTGGCTTTTAGTTGTGCGTTGGCTATCTCCGATAGTAATTGTTTTGGTAATGCTTTACAATTTAGGGTTTTTTTGA
- a CDS encoding endonuclease/exonuclease/phosphatase family protein: MIQLEERTRIAREVLDTHAKNLETEFTTFEEFQDLFVDVFGNNLGSSDKLVNLQNKFADGTLRPEVKFVSSEVLIDAQGITHGAAFDQKSQTILLSEDLDAAGIESSIEQEIGHWWDVQLNGTEDTTTLDGQPFDEGTAYAERFSQGAKGNNIFSDLVYQNDSHTILVNGQETEVEFRPIATWNINGNTNSGSNTLAEVFNIMENPDQGLQPIEVMALQEVSRFTLQGALGEIAEPGTLEVESFQQPAINNDNFILEGRQFDFQRNGINYRLFYNDTSGSEDLGTAIVLRDPPSSENTTPLLFANTNNAINTNQRGFIGVSTPEGTYISVHASSGSSTNTGNNAVDSLNDILDFSQNLDNVFVLGDFNRDIANGNEATGNIVGAFPSRPGQDLNQWDQDLIPPDDFTFNARENPVATLDYLFTEADLITQGGTVLNQLPNANTQAFPSDHFPVVYDDAVQDGTEFIDSVISSDPGSPSDVLDIAAPDLSGGPMLTDIESMIAPRSEL; the protein is encoded by the coding sequence ATGATACAGCTTGAAGAACGTACTAGAATTGCTCGAGAAGTTTTAGATACCCACGCCAAAAATCTTGAAACCGAATTCACAACATTCGAAGAATTTCAAGATCTTTTCGTTGATGTGTTTGGGAATAATCTTGGCTCGTCGGATAAATTAGTCAATCTACAAAACAAGTTTGCCGATGGGACATTGCGTCCCGAAGTAAAATTTGTCTCATCTGAGGTATTGATCGATGCCCAAGGAATTACTCATGGTGCTGCTTTTGATCAAAAGAGTCAGACAATTTTACTTTCAGAAGATTTAGATGCAGCAGGTATTGAAAGTAGTATCGAACAGGAGATTGGGCATTGGTGGGATGTACAGTTAAACGGAACTGAGGACACCACCACCCTCGATGGCCAACCTTTTGATGAGGGTACAGCTTATGCTGAGAGATTTAGCCAAGGAGCTAAAGGAAATAATATTTTCTCCGATTTAGTTTATCAAAACGATTCTCATACAATTCTTGTCAATGGGCAAGAAACAGAGGTGGAGTTCCGACCTATTGCAACTTGGAATATAAATGGCAATACGAATAGTGGTAGCAACACTTTGGCAGAAGTGTTTAATATCATGGAGAATCCAGATCAAGGTCTACAACCAATTGAAGTTATGGCACTTCAAGAAGTTAGTCGATTCACCTTACAAGGTGCTTTAGGTGAAATAGCGGAACCAGGAACTCTGGAAGTGGAAAGTTTTCAACAGCCAGCTATCAATAATGATAACTTTATCTTAGAAGGCAGACAGTTTGACTTTCAGCGAAACGGTATTAATTATCGACTATTTTATAATGACACTAGTGGCTCTGAGGATCTAGGCACTGCGATAGTTTTGAGAGATCCACCATCGTCAGAAAACACAACTCCTTTGCTTTTTGCCAATACTAATAACGCGATTAATACGAATCAGCGTGGTTTTATTGGTGTTTCTACACCTGAAGGTACTTACATTTCTGTTCATGCTTCGTCAGGCAGTAGTACTAATACAGGAAATAATGCAGTAGATTCGCTTAATGACATTTTAGATTTTTCCCAAAACTTAGACAACGTATTTGTTTTAGGCGACTTCAACAGAGATATCGCCAACGGTAATGAGGCAACTGGCAATATTGTGGGAGCATTTCCCAGTAGACCTGGACAAGACTTAAATCAATGGGATCAAGATCTCATACCCCCCGATGACTTCACTTTTAATGCCAGAGAAAATCCCGTAGCCACTTTAGACTATCTGTTTACTGAAGCGGACTTAATTACTCAAGGAGGAACCGTACTAAATCAATTACCTAATGCTAATACACAAGCTTTTCCCTCCGATCACTTTCCCGTAGTATATGACGATGCAGTTCAAGATGGAACTGAATTTATAGATTCAGTTATTAGTTCCGATCCCGGTAGTCCTTCTGATGTTTTGGATATTGCGGCTCCAGATCTAAGCGGGGGACCAATGTTGACAGACATAGAGTCTATGATTGCCCCTAGATCAGAACTGTAA
- a CDS encoding DUF4212 domain-containing protein — translation MSGSVERYSSSDREEDREIREQRLRAYWRANTALIRNLLIVWAFVSLGCSILFVPLLNHINLGAVPLGFWMAQQGSIFTFVILIFIYAIKMDKLDRKYRK, via the coding sequence ATGTCAGGTAGCGTAGAAAGATATTCTTCAAGCGATCGAGAAGAGGACAGAGAAATTAGGGAACAAAGACTTCGGGCTTACTGGCGGGCAAATACTGCTCTAATCCGAAACTTATTAATTGTTTGGGCTTTTGTTTCACTTGGTTGCAGTATTTTATTTGTGCCACTACTCAACCATATTAATCTGGGTGCTGTGCCTCTTGGTTTCTGGATGGCACAACAGGGGTCAATTTTTACTTTTGTAATTCTTATTTTTATCTATGCGATCAAGATGGATAAACTCGATCGCAAGTATCGAAAATGA
- a CDS encoding sodium:solute symporter family protein, whose amino-acid sequence MSVEAWTTTFVIISFILYLYIGWRSRVKDSKGFFVADRGVPAIANGAATAADWMSAASFISMAGIISFLGYDGSMYLMGWTGGFVLLALLLAPYLRKFGKYTVPDFVGDRYYSVWARLVAVVAAIFVSLTYVAGQMRGVGIVFSRFLQVDISTGVIIGMVIVAFFAVLGGMKGITWTQVAQYTVLIFAYLIPAIAIALILTGNPLPQLAFGFSDIIDKLNQVQLDLGFAEYTQPFVNKSMLDVLFITIALMVGTAGLPHVIVRFYTVPTTRAARYSAGWALLFIAILYTTAPAVSAFARYNLIDSLHNKTIAEVQQLDWASKWENTGLLGFEDKNGDGRIALTPEESTSEITIDRDIIVLSTPEVANLAPWVIALVAAGGLAAALSTASGLLLVISSSIAHDVYYRIINPQASESQRVMVGRIMVGFAIAIAGYFGINPPGFVAEVVAFAFGLAAASFFPVIILGIFDKRTNREGAISGMVVGLAFTTFYIIGVKFYGMSTWFLGISPEGIGTLGMVINFIVTYTVSRLTPPPPLAVQEMVEHLRSPELDGPPLSDLGEEQLD is encoded by the coding sequence ATGTCTGTTGAAGCCTGGACTACAACTTTTGTCATTATTTCTTTTATTCTCTATTTATATATAGGTTGGCGATCGCGAGTAAAGGATAGTAAGGGATTTTTTGTTGCCGATCGGGGTGTTCCCGCGATCGCTAATGGAGCTGCAACGGCTGCTGATTGGATGTCGGCAGCTTCTTTTATTTCGATGGCGGGGATTATCTCTTTTTTGGGCTATGATGGCTCGATGTATTTGATGGGTTGGACTGGCGGTTTTGTTCTCCTGGCTTTGTTACTAGCCCCTTATCTACGTAAGTTTGGGAAATATACTGTTCCCGATTTTGTGGGCGATCGCTATTATTCTGTTTGGGCAAGATTAGTGGCAGTAGTAGCGGCTATTTTTGTCTCTCTTACCTATGTAGCGGGTCAAATGCGTGGAGTAGGCATTGTCTTTAGCCGTTTTTTACAAGTCGATATTAGTACCGGTGTGATCATCGGCATGGTAATTGTGGCATTTTTTGCTGTGCTGGGAGGAATGAAAGGGATTACTTGGACACAAGTAGCCCAATACACTGTTTTGATTTTTGCCTATCTAATTCCCGCTATTGCGATCGCTTTGATTTTGACAGGAAATCCTCTTCCTCAGTTGGCATTTGGTTTTAGCGATATTATTGATAAACTCAATCAGGTTCAATTAGATTTGGGTTTTGCTGAATATACTCAGCCCTTTGTGAATAAATCCATGTTGGATGTCCTGTTTATTACCATTGCCTTGATGGTGGGAACTGCGGGACTTCCTCATGTAATTGTCCGCTTTTATACTGTGCCGACAACCCGTGCTGCGCGTTATTCGGCTGGTTGGGCATTACTATTTATTGCGATTCTTTATACTACAGCCCCTGCGGTATCTGCTTTTGCCCGTTACAACTTAATCGATAGTTTGCATAATAAAACGATTGCCGAAGTTCAACAACTAGATTGGGCAAGCAAATGGGAAAATACAGGTTTATTAGGATTTGAAGATAAAAATGGTGACGGTAGAATCGCCCTAACTCCAGAAGAGTCAACCAGCGAAATTACGATCGACCGCGATATCATTGTTCTTTCTACCCCAGAAGTAGCGAACCTGGCACCTTGGGTAATTGCCTTAGTGGCTGCGGGGGGGTTAGCTGCGGCTTTATCTACTGCCTCAGGTTTATTGCTAGTAATCTCCAGTTCTATCGCCCATGATGTTTACTATCGGATTATTAATCCCCAAGCTTCCGAATCTCAAAGGGTGATGGTCGGTAGAATTATGGTCGGATTTGCGATCGCGATCGCTGGTTATTTTGGTATTAATCCTCCTGGTTTCGTGGCAGAGGTGGTTGCTTTTGCTTTTGGATTAGCTGCTGCTAGTTTCTTTCCCGTTATTATTTTGGGTATTTTTGATAAACGTACCAATCGGGAAGGGGCAATTTCAGGAATGGTAGTTGGTTTGGCTTTTACCACCTTTTACATTATCGGTGTCAAATTTTATGGTATGTCTACTTGGTTTTTAGGCATATCTCCTGAAGGTATTGGCACATTGGGAATGGTAATTAACTTTATCGTGACCTATACTGTCTCTCGCCTTACTCCACCACCGCCTCTAGCCGTTCAAGAAATGGTGGAACACTTGCGATCGCCAGAACTAGATGGACCTCCACTTTCCGATCTGGGAGAAGAACAGTTGGATTAA
- a CDS encoding acyltransferase family protein, which produces MNNRRKEEFDVLRALIIISAIILHFSNRFDLGILEFPSRFVQKQIFNVGSFFFFTAGYMAYKIYLVRFQNNAVKTTIKLLRKGLEILLVYIGYVTFLRLSTGASIPTDLYDFIYGHEFYTKVLVTFSAIYIVSPVIIALYWKSKQLCFLLISLIFSIYCVLLYVPSPETIIHSEIVGTFWGLGNKQISYPILPAIIIYFIGFYISSIEQQLISNTSQSRILSWASLPILVLHALFVASSDTYKATMNLEPIDLLTTSIFIFLSLIFMRRLLSLKIANSILTKKAIILIGSKTLTFYLTSNLILNFLTFPKESIMAGKIVVFLLLFALTYLVTAWNFYSDYYRKLSSRNT; this is translated from the coding sequence ATGAATAATAGAAGAAAAGAAGAGTTTGACGTGCTTAGAGCTTTAATTATTATTAGTGCTATTATTCTTCATTTCAGTAATCGATTTGATTTAGGTATCTTAGAGTTTCCTTCTCGTTTTGTTCAAAAACAGATATTTAATGTTGGTTCTTTTTTCTTTTTTACTGCTGGTTACATGGCTTATAAAATCTATTTAGTTAGATTTCAAAATAATGCTGTTAAAACAACAATAAAATTATTACGAAAGGGCTTAGAAATATTACTTGTATACATAGGATATGTAACATTTCTACGATTGTCTACAGGTGCTTCAATACCTACTGACTTATATGATTTTATTTATGGACACGAGTTTTACACTAAGGTACTTGTTACATTTTCCGCTATTTATATAGTTTCGCCTGTTATTATTGCTTTGTATTGGAAGTCAAAACAGTTATGTTTTCTGTTGATTTCTTTGATATTTAGTATTTACTGTGTTTTGCTTTACGTACCAAGTCCAGAAACAATAATTCATAGCGAGATTGTCGGAACTTTTTGGGGTCTGGGTAATAAGCAGATTTCCTATCCGATTCTGCCAGCTATAATTATCTACTTTATTGGTTTTTATATATCATCTATTGAGCAGCAGTTGATTTCAAATACTTCTCAATCACGTATCTTATCTTGGGCATCGCTTCCAATTTTAGTTTTACATGCATTATTTGTTGCATCATCTGACACATATAAGGCTACGATGAACTTAGAACCAATAGATCTATTGACTACATCCATATTTATATTTTTATCTTTGATTTTTATGAGGCGTTTATTGTCTCTGAAAATAGCCAATTCCATTTTAACTAAGAAGGCGATTATTCTTATTGGTTCAAAAACCTTAACTTTTTATCTCACTTCAAACTTAATTCTGAACTTCCTAACGTTTCCCAAGGAAAGCATCATGGCAGGAAAAATAGTTGTGTTTCTTCTACTTTTTGCATTGACATATCTAGTTACAGCATGGAACTTCTACTCAGATTACTACCGCAAGTTATCCAGCAGAAATACATAG